GCAATTCTGTAGCCGGTAACTGACAGTGCAGCGCCAAGACCCCGCTCTTTCTCCTCCAGCACATCAGTCCGATAGGCATCGATTACGATATCCTGGGACGCAGAACTAAAGGCGACCGTCAGGGCAAGGCAGGCCATAAGGAAAGGAGTGCTTGACGGGGAGACAAAGGCCATGGCGGATATCCCTGAAACCAGGATCACCTGAATGGGCAATATCCAGCCCCTGCGTCTTCCCAGCCAAGGAAGAGAAAAGCGGTCCATGACAGGGGACCAGAAAAACTTTAATGCGTATGGAATGCCCGCAAGGGAAAAAAGGCCGATAGTGCGGATGTCAACACCATCCATTGCAAGCCAGGCCTGTAATGTGCCGCCCGTAAGGGCCAAAGGGAGCCCTGAAGCAAACCCCATGGGCAACATGACTGCCAGCCGCCTGGAGGCAAGGAACCGGATCAAATATCTGAGGCGCGAAATACTACGTCATCTCCGACAACCTGACCAGCTTTTCGTAGTCGGCATTCACACGCTGCTGGATGTGGGCGATATGTTCTTCATCCAGATGGCGAAAGCGACGCTGGCCTTTCAGATATTCCTGAACGGGCTTGGGTTTTGTTATCTTGCGGCTCATGATATAGCGTCCTTCGATAACTTCATACAGGGGGAAGACCCTTGTCTCCACGGCCAGCCTGGCAAACTCAATGGAACGCTCAGGCGCCGACCCCCAGCCAGTGGGGCAAGGTGAGTATATGTGTACGTAGGCAGGTCCTTTGACCAGGGCCGCCTTTTTTACCTTGTTCATGAGATCCAGGAAATAGGCGGGAGAAGCCGTAGCAACATAGGGGATGTTGTGGGCCACTGCTATTCCCGGTACGTTCTTTTTCCAGGTGACCTGGCCGAAGCTCTTTTCCCCTGGTGGGCTGGTGGTTGTCATGGCCCCGTATGGTGTGCAGCTGGAGCGCTGGACTCCAGTGTTCATGTACGCCTCATTATCTAAACATATATAAGTGAAGTCGTGGCCCCGCTCAAAAGCACCGGAGATCCAGCCAAGACCTATATCACTCGTTGCACCATCCCCTCCAATTGCCACTATGTCTATATGTCTTTTAGGGACCTTGCCCTTGCGTCTCAGGACCTTCAGGGCAGACTCTATTCCCGACGCCACGGATGCCGGGTTCTCAAAAGCAATGTGGATCCATGGCACTTTCCAGGCAGTCTGCGGATACGGAGTGGTAATGATCTCCATACAGCCCGTGGCCATACAGACAATAACATTTGGTCCCAGGGCCTTCATTGCCATCCTGAGGGCCAGGACCTCACCGCAGCCTTGACACGCCCTGTGGCCCGGTGCAAGCAGCTCTTCCTTGGGGAGATTTTTCGCCTTAAATCGTTTGAATTTTTCGAATTCAGGTATCATTTTTCACGCACTCCGATCACTTCATACAGTTCTTTTGGACGTTTCCTGGCAAATACCATGGACTTGTCTACCATTTCCTCGAACCGCTCAACTGTTACATCCCGTCCGCCAAGCCCGGCAATGAAATTGAAAATCTTGGGGGCCCCGGGTACCTTGTAGAAAAGAGACCTGAGCTCAGCGCCCACCGGGCCGCAGATTGCGCCTGGGGGCAGGCAGCGGTCCACTACTGCCAGAATTTTTGCCTTTCCGGCAGCCTTCCGGAATTCCGGCCCTGGGAACGGACGCCACAGACGGATTCTTGCCAGCCCTGCCTTTTGCCCTTTATCCCGCATGGTATCTACCGCGGTCATGGCCGTCTCTGAAATGCTGCCCATTGTGACCAGCAAAACCTCGGCATCTTCAGAGCGGTAAGTCTCGATCGGATTATACTGACGCCCGAAAAGGTCGGCGAATTCCTTCCAGCCCTGGAGTATCACCCTCCTGGATGCCTTGAGGGCCTCGTTGTGCGCGACCTTTGCCTCTGAATATACCTCAGGAATACCTACAGGACCCATGGTGATGGGCCTTCTGGGATCCAGGCGGTAACGGGGCTTGAAGGGCGGAAGATACTGATCCACCTCCTCTTGGCTCAAGAGCTCTACAGCCTCGACAACGTGACTCAAGGTGAAGCCGTCAATGTTTACAATCACCGGCAGGGACACGCGCCTGTCTTCAGCCACCCTGAAGGCATGAAGAGTCAGGTCAAAGGCCTCCTGGCCGTTTTCCGCAAAGGTCTGTATCCAGCCGATGTCCCTCTGGCTCATTATATCCTGGTGGTCGTTCCAGATACTTATGGGTGCAGACAATGCACGGTTCACTACAGCCATCACTATTGGAAACCTCATCGGACCGGGTATGAAGAGGATCTCGCTCATCAACAAGAGACCCTGGGAGCTGGTTGAGGTAAAGGTCCTGGCCCCGGCTGCTGAAGAACCGCAGCAACAGCTCATTGCTGCATGCTCAGATTCTACCGGGACGAATTCAGCATCTATTTCACCATTTGCTACTACTTCCGAAAGGTGTTCCACAATATGGGTCTGAGGGGTAATGGGATAGGCAGGGATCACATCTACATTCGCCAGCTTTACCGCCTCAGCTAATGCAATTGATACTTCAATTCCCACGCGTTTGGCCATGATCATCCCTCCTCCGGGACTATTGTTATGGCATCTTTGGGGCACTCGTGGGCGCAGATGCCGCAGCCTTTACAGTACTCCATGTTTACCTCAAAGAAGCCGTCTTCAGTTTGAGTGTAGGCCATATCAGGACAGTATATCCAGCACATACCACACTTGATGCACTTTTCTCTGTCAATGACCGGCCTTTGAGACCGCCAGTCGCCCGTCCTGAATCTGGCCGAACTGCCCGGCTCCATCACGTGACACCCAAAGGTTATTGTCTTCCAGCCTACAATGGCATCGGTATCGGCCATTTTGTCACTCCTTCGCTATATCTTAAAGGTATTATGGGGTTGGTAATATCTTTGGCCTTTTCCATTCACATAAATCATCCAGTGACTACCGTCTCTTCAAAGGCCCTGTGCATGGCAGCCTTGTTTTTCTCTGAAAGCCGTCCAAACCGGCGATCCAATGCGTCTTCCAAGGCCTCTGTCCCGACAATACCGGTAGCCTTTAACAGAGCTCCAAGCATCGTAGTATTGGTTATGGGCAGTCCCAGGACTTCTCTGGCTATGGTATTGGCATCTACCATGGCAAGCCTGCTATCCAGGCCAAAGGTCTCCCTGATCTCAGGCTCCTTCATGCGGGTATTAAGGATGACGATCCCGTCTTCATGCAGCCCCTCTGAGACCTTTACCAAAGAGGGGAGTGCTGAGTCCAGGACTATCACTATGTCCGGACGGTAAACTTTTTCCCTTGTCCGTATAGGGGAATCACTTACCCTTACAAAAG
Above is a genomic segment from Deltaproteobacteria bacterium containing:
- a CDS encoding pyruvate synthase subunit beta, which produces MIPEFEKFKRFKAKNLPKEELLAPGHRACQGCGEVLALRMAMKALGPNVIVCMATGCMEIITTPYPQTAWKVPWIHIAFENPASVASGIESALKVLRRKGKVPKRHIDIVAIGGDGATSDIGLGWISGAFERGHDFTYICLDNEAYMNTGVQRSSCTPYGAMTTTSPPGEKSFGQVTWKKNVPGIAVAHNIPYVATASPAYFLDLMNKVKKAALVKGPAYVHIYSPCPTGWGSAPERSIEFARLAVETRVFPLYEVIEGRYIMSRKITKPKPVQEYLKGQRRFRHLDEEHIAHIQQRVNADYEKLVRLSEMT
- the porA gene encoding pyruvate ferredoxin oxidoreductase: MAKRVGIEVSIALAEAVKLANVDVIPAYPITPQTHIVEHLSEVVANGEIDAEFVPVESEHAAMSCCCGSSAAGARTFTSTSSQGLLLMSEILFIPGPMRFPIVMAVVNRALSAPISIWNDHQDIMSQRDIGWIQTFAENGQEAFDLTLHAFRVAEDRRVSLPVIVNIDGFTLSHVVEAVELLSQEEVDQYLPPFKPRYRLDPRRPITMGPVGIPEVYSEAKVAHNEALKASRRVILQGWKEFADLFGRQYNPIETYRSEDAEVLLVTMGSISETAMTAVDTMRDKGQKAGLARIRLWRPFPGPEFRKAAGKAKILAVVDRCLPPGAICGPVGAELRSLFYKVPGAPKIFNFIAGLGGRDVTVERFEEMVDKSMVFARKRPKELYEVIGVREK
- a CDS encoding pyruvate ferredoxin oxidoreductase; protein product: MADTDAIVGWKTITFGCHVMEPGSSARFRTGDWRSQRPVIDREKCIKCGMCWIYCPDMAYTQTEDGFFEVNMEYCKGCGICAHECPKDAITIVPEEG
- a CDS encoding pyruvate synthase encodes the protein MKEVRLHGRGGQGAVTSAELVATAGIDEGKYAQAFPSFGPERRGAPVTAFVRVSDSPIRTREKVYRPDIVIVLDSALPSLVKVSEGLHEDGIVILNTRMKEPEIRETFGLDSRLAMVDANTIAREVLGLPITNTTMLGALLKATGIVGTEALEDALDRRFGRLSEKNKAAMHRAFEETVVTG